A stretch of Paludisphaera borealis DNA encodes these proteins:
- a CDS encoding slipin family protein, with translation MFLFKRLKIRSFEMGLHFRDGEFRGLIGVGSHWIFDPFNRTNVEVVSRRAPFLAHEKLDLIVKSGVLKGYAQVIDLQDDQRALVWIDGRFARILPPGQHVVWLGQREVRVEVVDVRAPRFEHVDLKVVLQSATAREQLETGAVNRGCVGVLFLDGRCAGLLDPGPWAFWKRSADVRVVEVDLRETTIDVPGQEIMSADKVTLRLNASATYRVVDPRKAVCTIDDHKQALYREAQLALRAVVGGRELDALLADKEAVAVEAAGLLAPRAEALGLAVASLGVRDLILPGDMKDLMNKVTEARKAAEANLITRREETAALRSQANTAKLLADNPTLMRLRELEVLEKVVAGGKLNVILGEKGLADRVLNLL, from the coding sequence ATGTTCCTTTTCAAGCGGCTCAAGATCCGCAGCTTCGAGATGGGTCTGCACTTCCGCGACGGCGAGTTCCGGGGCCTGATCGGCGTCGGTTCGCATTGGATCTTCGACCCGTTCAACCGCACGAACGTCGAGGTCGTCTCGCGCCGCGCGCCGTTCCTCGCGCACGAGAAGCTCGACCTGATCGTCAAGTCGGGGGTGCTCAAGGGCTACGCACAGGTGATCGACCTTCAGGATGATCAGCGCGCGCTGGTCTGGATCGACGGCCGGTTCGCGCGGATCTTGCCGCCGGGCCAGCACGTCGTCTGGCTCGGCCAGCGCGAGGTGAGGGTCGAGGTCGTCGACGTCCGCGCTCCGAGGTTCGAGCACGTCGACCTGAAGGTCGTGCTTCAGAGCGCGACGGCCCGCGAGCAGCTTGAAACCGGAGCGGTCAATCGCGGCTGCGTGGGCGTGCTGTTCCTCGACGGCCGTTGCGCGGGCTTGCTCGATCCCGGCCCTTGGGCGTTCTGGAAGCGGTCGGCCGACGTCCGGGTGGTCGAGGTCGACCTTCGCGAAACGACGATCGACGTGCCGGGCCAGGAGATCATGAGCGCCGACAAGGTGACGCTCCGGCTCAACGCCTCGGCGACCTACCGCGTCGTCGACCCGCGCAAGGCCGTCTGCACGATCGACGACCACAAGCAGGCCCTTTACCGCGAAGCCCAGCTCGCGCTTCGGGCCGTCGTGGGAGGCCGCGAACTCGACGCGCTGCTCGCCGACAAGGAAGCCGTGGCGGTCGAGGCCGCCGGCCTGCTCGCGCCCCGGGCCGAGGCCCTGGGACTCGCGGTCGCCTCGCTCGGCGTCCGCGACCTGATCCTCCCGGGCGACATGAAAGACCTGATGAACAAGGTCACGGAAGCCCGGAAGGCCGCCGAGGCCAACCTCATCACCCGCCGCGAAGAAACGGCCGCCCTTCGCAGCCAGGCGAACACGGCCAAGCTCCTCGCCGACAACCCGACCCTCATGCGGCTTCGCGAACTCGAAGTCCTCGAAAAGGTCGTCGCCGGCGGCAAGCTGAACGTCATCCTCGGCGAGAAAGGACTCGCCGACCGCGTCCTTAACCTCCTCTGA
- a CDS encoding DUF2239 family protein translates to MDGERRLCTAFEGDQRIARGLLIDVAVEVKRVVDRGESAPVLIFDDETSEQVEIDLRGTVDDVLKRFERSTEAADDAPRGPGRPRLGVVSREVTLLPRHWEWLGDQPGGASVTLRKIVDEARRANEGKDRVRKAQEAAYRFLSTMGGNLPGFEEANRALFAGDADRFAREVALWPADVREHATNLALAAFQPTNR, encoded by the coding sequence ATGGATGGCGAACGGCGGTTGTGCACGGCGTTCGAGGGTGATCAGCGGATCGCGCGGGGGTTGTTGATCGACGTGGCGGTCGAGGTCAAGCGGGTGGTGGATCGGGGCGAGTCGGCGCCCGTATTGATCTTCGACGACGAGACGAGCGAGCAGGTCGAGATCGACCTGCGCGGGACGGTCGACGACGTGTTGAAGCGGTTCGAGCGATCGACGGAGGCGGCCGACGACGCGCCGCGAGGTCCGGGGCGTCCTCGGCTCGGGGTCGTGTCGCGCGAAGTAACGCTCTTGCCGCGACACTGGGAATGGCTCGGCGATCAGCCCGGCGGCGCGTCGGTGACGCTCCGCAAGATCGTCGACGAGGCCCGCCGCGCCAATGAAGGGAAAGACCGGGTCCGTAAGGCGCAGGAAGCGGCCTACCGGTTCCTCTCGACGATGGGCGGCAACTTGCCGGGCTTCGAAGAAGCCAACCGGGCCCTGTTCGCCGGCGACGCCGACCGGTTCGCCCGCGAAGTCGCCCTCTGGCCCGCCGACGTCCGCGAGCACGCGACGAACCTTGCCCTCGCCGCGTTCCAGCCGACGAACCGTTGA
- a CDS encoding Gfo/Idh/MocA family protein: protein MSSRRGFLGTMIGGAAGAAMTGAATTAIAGAKGRVRGANDRIRFGLIGGGSRGKEILRAAIQCPNVEPAAVADVYTRRLDEAKAIAPGATTYRDYRALLDDKTIDAVLIATPQHLHALHFVAAIQAGKDVYQEKTMAFNPNHARRMRNALEGTGRVVQVGMQMNSGDGVRKVREHVTAKDLGDITLVQTHHFRNAAYGGWLRDVPPDCNLEHVDWAAFQGEAKAVPFDPQRYINWRFFWDYSGGNVFENMVHTLAFWFGALNLSIPDSVTMTGANYLSPKMNVPDTFQVSMSHPEKLLFTFTSMFGNGYYGEGRDFLFGNKGTLSYSHSNGNLEVIARGAKPNESKPSAGYKDFTGLHMQNFFDCVRSRSEPAVPFELGFRTSIACRMAIDSYRRGTTVRWDPTTEEIV from the coding sequence ATGTCGAGCCGTCGCGGTTTCTTGGGGACGATGATCGGAGGAGCGGCCGGGGCCGCGATGACGGGCGCGGCGACGACCGCGATCGCGGGGGCCAAGGGGCGGGTCCGGGGCGCGAACGACCGGATTCGATTCGGTCTGATCGGCGGCGGCTCGCGCGGCAAGGAGATCTTGCGGGCCGCGATCCAGTGCCCGAACGTCGAGCCAGCGGCGGTGGCCGACGTCTACACCCGGCGTCTCGACGAGGCCAAGGCGATCGCGCCGGGCGCCACGACGTACCGCGACTACCGCGCGCTGCTCGACGACAAGACGATCGACGCCGTGCTGATCGCCACGCCGCAGCACCTGCACGCGCTCCACTTCGTCGCGGCCATCCAGGCGGGCAAGGACGTCTACCAGGAAAAGACCATGGCGTTCAACCCGAACCACGCCCGCCGCATGCGGAATGCGCTCGAGGGGACGGGTCGGGTCGTTCAGGTCGGCATGCAGATGAACAGCGGCGACGGCGTGCGGAAGGTCCGCGAGCATGTGACGGCCAAGGATCTGGGTGACATCACGCTCGTCCAGACCCACCACTTCCGCAACGCCGCGTACGGCGGCTGGCTCCGCGACGTCCCCCCCGACTGCAACCTGGAACACGTCGATTGGGCCGCCTTCCAGGGCGAGGCCAAGGCCGTCCCGTTCGACCCCCAGCGGTACATCAACTGGCGGTTCTTCTGGGACTACTCCGGCGGCAACGTGTTCGAGAACATGGTCCACACGTTGGCCTTCTGGTTCGGCGCCCTCAACCTCTCGATCCCCGATTCGGTGACGATGACCGGCGCGAACTACCTGTCACCCAAGATGAACGTCCCCGACACCTTCCAGGTCTCGATGAGCCATCCGGAAAAGCTGCTGTTCACGTTCACGTCGATGTTCGGCAACGGCTACTACGGCGAGGGCCGCGACTTCCTCTTCGGCAACAAGGGGACGCTGAGCTACAGCCATTCCAACGGGAATCTCGAGGTGATCGCCAGGGGCGCGAAGCCCAACGAATCGAAGCCCTCGGCCGGCTACAAAGATTTCACGGGTCTGCATATGCAGAACTTCTTCGATTGCGTGCGGAGCCGCAGTGAGCCGGCCGTCCCGTTCGAGCTGGGCTTTCGCACCTCGATCGCCTGCCGGATGGCCATCGACTCCTACCGCCGAGGGACCACCGTCCGCTGGGACCCGACCACCGAAGAGATCGTCTGA
- a CDS encoding class I SAM-dependent methyltransferase, with amino-acid sequence MSSTDTPPTEPPAARVLFAAYPCYLDNSSGAAVASRSLLEGLARRGIAVEALSGSRWDSGRYHEIEESTAADLGTAWSFDSSGMRSLEAPQVRLTVHGVPVTLYRGRPSDDALSDQERAEFLGIYEKTLDRFRPRCIVTYEGDVLDDALRSQARARGIAVVFALHNFGYRTRDTFANVDAVIVPSRFAADHYRRSIGLKCTALPNLIDLERVRTETRRPEYLTFVNPSPEKGVFALARIADELGRKRPDIPVLVVESRGTERTLVDCGLDLRDHGNVHLMTHTPDPRHFWEVTRVCLLPSLWWENQPLVAIEAMVNGIPVIGSDRGRIPETLGNSGVVLPLPERLMPYSRELPTGEEVSPWIEAICRLWDDPELMEEHARRARIEALRWSSDLLEAQSARFIREVTPSSAPPFVQPTSSVGPVELDSPWAQRASSWDQIPGMFDFAAVYDAAVESAPDGAVFVEVGCLAGRSTCYLAAKIRESGKAITLYAVDTGRGSASDMTGQDIAPSLGGSMAGVFHCNLISCGVDDLVVPIFTTSVRAANLFQAGSVDLCFIDADHSYESVMEDLRTWWPKVKPGGILAGHDYRQTAHWLLGVTPAVHEFFGVADAGHPLCPSCWTATKPSDSEANLVSTLDGRG; translated from the coding sequence ATGTCCTCTACTGATACCCCGCCCACCGAGCCGCCGGCCGCTCGCGTCCTGTTCGCGGCCTATCCTTGCTATCTCGACAATTCAAGCGGGGCGGCCGTGGCCTCACGGTCGCTTCTCGAAGGCCTGGCGAGGCGCGGGATCGCCGTCGAGGCCCTCTCGGGTTCCAGATGGGACAGTGGTCGCTACCACGAGATCGAAGAGTCGACCGCTGCGGATCTCGGTACGGCGTGGTCGTTCGACTCGAGCGGCATGCGATCCTTGGAGGCCCCCCAGGTACGGCTTACCGTGCACGGCGTGCCGGTGACGCTGTACCGGGGGCGGCCCAGCGACGACGCGCTGAGCGACCAGGAACGCGCGGAGTTCCTTGGAATCTACGAGAAGACGCTGGATCGATTTCGGCCTCGGTGCATCGTCACCTACGAAGGAGACGTCCTGGACGACGCGCTTCGTTCCCAGGCTCGCGCCCGAGGGATCGCGGTCGTCTTCGCCCTGCATAATTTCGGCTATCGGACCCGTGACACGTTCGCGAACGTCGACGCGGTGATCGTGCCATCGCGGTTCGCGGCCGATCACTACCGTCGATCGATCGGATTGAAATGCACGGCCCTTCCCAATCTGATCGATCTTGAGAGGGTCCGGACCGAGACGAGGAGGCCGGAATACCTGACTTTCGTGAACCCGTCGCCGGAAAAAGGGGTCTTCGCACTCGCCCGCATCGCCGACGAGTTGGGACGTAAACGTCCCGACATACCCGTATTGGTCGTGGAGTCGCGAGGGACCGAGCGCACCCTCGTCGACTGCGGACTGGATTTGCGGGACCACGGCAACGTACATCTGATGACTCATACGCCCGACCCGAGGCACTTTTGGGAGGTCACTCGCGTCTGCCTCTTGCCTTCGCTCTGGTGGGAAAACCAGCCATTGGTGGCGATCGAAGCCATGGTCAACGGGATTCCCGTCATCGGCTCCGACCGAGGGAGGATACCCGAGACCCTGGGGAATTCCGGGGTCGTCTTACCGCTTCCCGAACGTCTGATGCCCTACTCGCGCGAATTGCCGACCGGCGAGGAGGTGAGCCCGTGGATCGAGGCGATCTGTCGACTCTGGGACGATCCGGAACTCATGGAGGAGCACGCCCGGCGAGCCCGAATCGAAGCCTTGCGATGGAGTTCCGACCTCCTTGAAGCGCAATCGGCTCGATTCATTCGCGAAGTGACGCCTTCGTCGGCCCCGCCGTTCGTCCAACCGACCAGTTCAGTCGGACCGGTCGAACTCGATTCCCCCTGGGCGCAGCGGGCTTCGTCCTGGGACCAGATCCCGGGCATGTTCGACTTCGCCGCCGTATACGACGCTGCCGTCGAATCCGCGCCGGATGGGGCTGTCTTCGTCGAGGTGGGCTGCCTGGCGGGCCGTTCCACCTGCTACCTCGCCGCCAAAATCCGGGAGTCGGGCAAGGCTATCACTCTTTACGCGGTCGACACCGGGCGGGGATCGGCGTCGGATATGACCGGCCAAGACATCGCACCGTCACTGGGCGGCTCAATGGCCGGAGTCTTCCACTGCAATCTGATAAGCTGCGGCGTGGATGATCTGGTAGTGCCGATCTTCACCACATCCGTTCGGGCCGCGAACCTCTTCCAGGCCGGCAGCGTCGACTTATGCTTCATCGACGCCGACCACAGCTACGAGAGTGTCATGGAGGACTTGCGGACCTGGTGGCCGAAAGTCAAGCCCGGGGGAATTCTCGCGGGCCACGACTATCGTCAGACGGCTCACTGGCTCTTGGGCGTGACGCCGGCTGTCCACGAGTTCTTCGGAGTCGCGGACGCCGGGCACCCGCTCTGCCCATCCTGCTGGACAGCGACGAAACCTAGCGACTCGGAAGCCAACCTCGTCTCGACGCTTGACGGTCGGGGTTGA
- a CDS encoding aldo/keto reductase: protein MDFNRRDFLQTAAVGAVVAPALGAGALADSKLPMRDFGKTGIKVSALGFGSGSRFLMYEQEDRALEALTLALDLGVTYIDTAHSYGDGKSEGWIGKLMPERRKQVTLATKIAARKADDARRQIEQCLKLLQTDHLDVLHIHALSGPEDLAAIEAKGGVLEALYEAREQKIARAIGITCHAAPEALRTALERHDFNCTQMALNAAMARMAEGKGGMKATRMPTGGFEELALPVAVRKGMGVIAMKVFGQDQITSAAPIDKLLAYSLSLPVSLASLGMPKPEFIRRNIALARAFTPMPDAERRRLTDSIATERKAALVEFFRDHRDA from the coding sequence ATGGACTTCAATCGTCGAGATTTCCTCCAGACGGCCGCCGTCGGGGCCGTCGTCGCTCCCGCGCTTGGAGCCGGCGCCCTCGCCGACTCCAAGCTGCCGATGCGCGACTTCGGCAAGACCGGCATCAAGGTCTCGGCCCTGGGCTTCGGCTCGGGGAGCCGGTTCTTGATGTACGAACAGGAGGACCGCGCGCTCGAGGCGCTGACCTTGGCCCTCGACCTCGGCGTCACCTACATCGACACGGCCCACTCGTACGGCGACGGCAAGAGCGAGGGGTGGATCGGCAAACTCATGCCCGAGCGTCGCAAGCAGGTCACGCTCGCGACCAAGATCGCGGCGCGGAAGGCCGACGACGCCCGCCGCCAGATCGAGCAATGCCTCAAGCTGCTCCAGACCGACCACCTCGACGTCCTGCACATCCACGCCCTGTCCGGCCCCGAAGACCTGGCCGCGATCGAGGCGAAAGGGGGCGTGCTGGAGGCATTGTACGAGGCCCGCGAACAGAAGATCGCGCGGGCCATCGGCATCACCTGCCATGCCGCCCCTGAAGCCTTGAGGACGGCCCTCGAACGGCACGACTTCAATTGCACCCAGATGGCGCTCAACGCCGCGATGGCCCGGATGGCCGAGGGAAAAGGGGGCATGAAAGCGACCCGCATGCCGACCGGCGGCTTCGAGGAACTCGCGCTGCCGGTAGCCGTGCGCAAAGGAATGGGCGTCATCGCCATGAAGGTGTTCGGCCAGGACCAGATCACGAGCGCCGCCCCGATCGACAAGCTGCTCGCCTATTCGCTCTCGCTCCCCGTCAGCCTGGCGAGCCTGGGCATGCCCAAGCCCGAGTTCATCCGCCGCAACATCGCGCTGGCCCGCGCCTTCACCCCGATGCCCGACGCCGAACGCCGCCGGCTGACCGACTCGATCGCCACCGAACGCAAAGCGGCGCTCGTGGAGTTCTTCCGTGACCATCGGGACGCATGA
- a CDS encoding tetratricopeptide repeat protein gives MACLFGSAAMAFGFAAFLASNYIDSAWRLARGRAAYTRGEWAESVKGAREVLKKDPGNQGALVLLARSFARSGRDDQALAVYQRIDSAALESLDYLLIGDGCSKLGQEPMAVSAWLDAERLAPNDPQTLFRLALYSHKEKQPLEALPRARKLASDPKLGLRGAWIEARIYSDLDEPESASTPLERVLKVDAPSLRTIGIERSEVASLAARVNLRLGRPERALEILDSASGGERNRESRWLASRAFLQQGKASEVASALAAVIPPMPPLAREPAPYTSAVSCRPCHASIYESQQYSRHALTFQDRWKSPTASKHKAEGEIPDPISTRVRHRLTNDHGTTTLETTVDDQTYRAIVQYVLGSGNHGETLVVKDAHDELREGRVSYHAKQEKWSKTIGHTDLPPDAIGYLGRPITEDFARKCVHCHTTTASSVLTPAPERPHDRGIGCERCHGPGGNHLKAIALGLTDRAIVRPSAATADEVTNLCAQCHSPVSPTMSPDSPDFIRFQAPSLVKSRCYKESGSLSCVSCHNPHQNVATSSTAYEAVCLKCHSATKDADPTSRGARDASMGAICPVNQTEGCLNCHMPKIPEAVPNAEFTDHFIRVREDSSAGGPRPNRRQ, from the coding sequence GTGGCCTGCCTCTTCGGGTCGGCGGCGATGGCGTTTGGATTCGCCGCATTCCTCGCATCGAACTACATCGACTCGGCCTGGCGGCTGGCTCGCGGCCGGGCGGCGTATACTCGAGGTGAATGGGCGGAATCCGTCAAAGGGGCTCGGGAAGTCCTCAAGAAGGACCCGGGGAATCAGGGCGCGCTCGTTCTACTCGCCCGATCCTTCGCCCGCTCCGGGCGTGACGACCAGGCGCTGGCGGTCTACCAACGAATCGACTCGGCCGCCCTCGAGTCTTTGGACTATCTCCTCATCGGCGACGGGTGCTCGAAATTGGGCCAGGAGCCGATGGCGGTCTCGGCCTGGCTTGACGCCGAACGGCTCGCGCCCAACGATCCCCAAACCCTCTTCCGGCTCGCCCTTTACTCTCACAAAGAAAAGCAGCCCCTGGAAGCGCTTCCGAGGGCCCGAAAGCTCGCGAGCGATCCGAAACTCGGCCTGCGCGGCGCCTGGATCGAGGCGCGGATCTACAGCGATCTCGACGAGCCCGAGTCAGCGTCAACGCCACTTGAACGAGTCCTGAAAGTCGACGCCCCGAGCCTGCGGACGATCGGCATCGAGCGGTCCGAAGTCGCCTCGCTCGCGGCCCGCGTCAACCTGAGGCTGGGGCGGCCGGAACGGGCCCTGGAGATCCTCGACTCGGCCTCTGGGGGCGAACGGAACCGCGAGTCGCGATGGCTTGCAAGCCGCGCCTTTCTCCAGCAGGGCAAGGCGAGCGAAGTCGCGTCGGCCCTCGCCGCCGTGATCCCCCCCATGCCTCCGCTGGCCCGCGAGCCCGCCCCCTATACCAGCGCAGTGAGCTGCCGGCCTTGCCATGCTTCGATCTACGAGTCGCAGCAGTACAGCCGGCATGCGCTGACCTTCCAAGATCGTTGGAAAAGCCCGACCGCCTCAAAGCACAAAGCAGAGGGAGAGATCCCCGACCCGATCTCGACCCGAGTACGCCATCGATTGACGAACGACCACGGGACGACCACCCTGGAAACGACGGTCGACGACCAGACTTATCGCGCGATCGTCCAGTACGTCCTCGGCTCGGGGAATCACGGCGAGACCCTCGTGGTGAAGGATGCGCACGACGAACTCCGCGAGGGCCGCGTCTCCTATCATGCGAAGCAAGAAAAGTGGAGCAAGACGATAGGTCACACGGATCTCCCCCCCGACGCGATCGGCTATCTGGGTCGTCCGATCACCGAGGACTTCGCTCGAAAATGCGTGCACTGCCACACGACGACCGCGTCGTCTGTATTGACGCCGGCTCCGGAACGTCCCCATGACCGCGGGATCGGCTGTGAACGCTGCCACGGCCCTGGAGGCAACCACCTCAAGGCAATCGCGCTCGGGCTTACCGACCGGGCTATCGTCAGGCCGTCGGCTGCGACCGCGGACGAAGTGACGAACTTGTGCGCCCAATGCCACAGCCCTGTCTCACCGACGATGTCGCCCGACTCCCCCGACTTCATCAGGTTCCAGGCCCCGTCATTAGTGAAGAGCCGTTGCTACAAGGAGAGCGGTTCATTAAGTTGCGTGAGTTGTCACAACCCCCATCAGAACGTCGCGACCTCCTCAACCGCCTACGAGGCGGTCTGCCTCAAGTGCCACTCCGCGACCAAAGACGCCGATCCGACGAGTCGGGGGGCGAGAGACGCCTCCATGGGCGCGATATGCCCCGTGAACCAGACGGAAGGGTGCCTGAACTGCCACATGCCCAAAATTCCCGAGGCCGTCCCGAACGCGGAGTTCACCGACCATTTCATCCGGGTTCGAGAAGACTCCAGCGCCGGCGGCCCTCGGCCCAATCGCCGGCAATGA
- a CDS encoding methyltransferase family protein, which yields MRIWIAIVVIWAAYAATGAVPDVSVPWLVTIGCWASVDLVWHLSGRKIAPAGNGRVASLRSRILTNFPHLLYCLPLADVPILGLRLLPPLASVRWAGAAMCVAGVGFGICARRALGKRWSGDVAIVPAHALVRRGPYAIVRHPIYLGLLVAQLGMIIALGEVRALIFVYGIDRLMKKLPLEEAALRKECPMEYEQYSRRVRKLVPFVW from the coding sequence ATGCGAATCTGGATTGCCATCGTCGTCATATGGGCTGCATATGCGGCCACTGGCGCGGTTCCCGACGTCAGTGTTCCCTGGCTCGTCACGATCGGTTGTTGGGCATCAGTTGATCTCGTGTGGCATCTATCGGGACGGAAGATTGCGCCGGCGGGCAACGGCCGCGTCGCTTCCTTGAGATCACGAATTCTGACGAACTTCCCCCACCTGCTTTACTGCTTGCCCTTGGCGGACGTCCCGATTCTCGGTCTTCGGTTGCTTCCGCCGTTGGCTTCGGTGCGATGGGCCGGGGCAGCGATGTGCGTGGCCGGCGTTGGATTTGGCATCTGCGCGCGACGCGCTCTGGGGAAACGCTGGAGCGGCGATGTCGCGATCGTACCGGCGCATGCTTTGGTACGACGAGGCCCCTACGCGATCGTTCGGCATCCGATCTACCTCGGGCTTCTCGTGGCTCAGTTGGGGATGATCATCGCGCTGGGTGAAGTGCGGGCGCTGATCTTTGTATATGGAATCGACCGGTTAATGAAGAAACTGCCGCTTGAGGAAGCCGCGCTCCGTAAGGAGTGTCCGATGGAGTACGAACAGTATTCACGCCGCGTGCGGAAACTGGTTCCCTTTGTCTGGTAG
- a CDS encoding VOC family protein: MRPQPLIAVRDVEASSRWYQRLLGCQSAHGGAEYERLTANGVLILQLHRWEVDHHHGPIGDPDAKPYGNGVLLWFEIDDFDAALSRAESMKAEIVLPRHRNPPDGNGGPNHWECWLRDPEGYTVVIASPDGSAADA, from the coding sequence ATGCGTCCTCAACCCCTGATCGCAGTACGTGACGTCGAAGCAAGCAGCCGATGGTATCAGCGTCTGCTCGGCTGCCAGAGCGCGCACGGCGGTGCGGAATACGAGCGGCTGACCGCAAACGGCGTGTTGATCCTCCAACTGCACAGGTGGGAGGTCGACCACCACCACGGCCCGATCGGTGATCCGGACGCGAAGCCCTACGGCAACGGCGTTCTCCTGTGGTTCGAGATCGACGACTTCGACGCGGCCCTCTCTCGGGCCGAATCGATGAAGGCCGAAATCGTCCTGCCGCGCCATCGCAATCCGCCGGACGGCAACGGCGGTCCGAACCACTGGGAATGCTGGCTGCGCGACCCTGAAGGCTACACTGTGGTGATTGCGAGCCCGGACGGGTCGGCGGCTGACGCGTGA
- the tnpC gene encoding IS66 family transposase, whose protein sequence is MTNAPPIPEELWSKVPPDAQAAVAAVFLATQRRIDVLERRIADLEARLNQNSTNSSKPPSSDPIGVKRKPPAPPSRRKRGGQPGHRRAVRPLVPPEQLDSSTDCKPTSCRRCKGPLDGVDPAPLVHQVAEIPRFDPWVDQYRLHRLTCPGCGASTCGTLPEGGSASCFGPRLQAVLATLAGAYRLSKRQIRQLAGDLLGLSISTGMIAKLERRSALALAEPHRELAAAVHEAAVVNVDETGWREQGRRAWLWAATTPTATVFAIAANRSGEVARSLLGDRPDRTVGSDRFSAYNWIAAADRQLCWSHLRRDFQAMIDRGGVGAKFGGRLLGLSNRLFRIHRKARDGLLGGATYQKAIGGLERLVHATLEAGARCASERAAGTCSELLRLEAGLWNFARRPGVEPTNNVSERAVRHAVIWRRISGGTASASGSRFVERMLTVVATCRRQGRNVLDYLTSAFQAHRAALAVPSLTPPSVGSR, encoded by the coding sequence ATGACGAACGCGCCGCCGATCCCCGAGGAGCTTTGGAGTAAAGTGCCGCCTGACGCGCAGGCGGCCGTCGCCGCCGTGTTTCTGGCGACACAGCGGCGGATCGACGTTCTGGAGCGGCGGATCGCCGATCTCGAGGCGCGGCTGAACCAGAACTCGACCAACTCGTCGAAGCCGCCGTCGTCGGACCCGATCGGGGTGAAGCGGAAGCCGCCGGCGCCGCCGTCGCGACGCAAGCGGGGCGGACAGCCCGGGCATCGCAGGGCGGTCCGGCCGCTGGTTCCGCCGGAGCAGCTCGACTCGTCGACCGACTGCAAGCCGACGTCGTGCCGGCGGTGCAAGGGGCCGCTCGACGGCGTCGATCCGGCGCCGTTGGTCCATCAGGTCGCCGAAATCCCCCGGTTCGATCCGTGGGTGGATCAGTATCGGTTGCATCGTCTGACCTGCCCCGGCTGCGGCGCGTCGACTTGCGGCACGCTCCCCGAGGGGGGCTCCGCGAGTTGTTTCGGCCCGCGGCTCCAGGCGGTGCTGGCGACCCTGGCCGGGGCCTATCGGCTGAGCAAGCGGCAGATCCGCCAGTTGGCCGGCGACTTGCTGGGGCTGTCGATCTCCACCGGCATGATCGCCAAGTTGGAGCGGCGGTCGGCCCTCGCCCTGGCCGAACCCCACCGCGAACTGGCCGCGGCGGTCCACGAGGCGGCCGTGGTCAACGTCGACGAGACCGGCTGGCGCGAGCAAGGCCGTCGGGCCTGGCTGTGGGCGGCGACGACCCCGACCGCCACGGTCTTCGCGATCGCCGCGAACCGCTCCGGCGAGGTCGCCCGAAGCCTGCTCGGCGACAGGCCGGACCGGACCGTCGGCAGCGACCGCTTCAGCGCGTACAACTGGATCGCCGCGGCGGACCGGCAACTGTGCTGGAGCCATCTCCGCCGCGATTTCCAGGCGATGATCGACCGCGGCGGGGTCGGCGCGAAGTTCGGCGGCCGGCTGCTGGGGTTGTCGAACCGGCTGTTCCGGATCCATCGCAAGGCGCGCGACGGACTGCTCGGCGGAGCGACATATCAAAAAGCGATCGGCGGTCTGGAACGGCTGGTCCACGCGACGCTGGAGGCCGGCGCGCGGTGCGCGAGCGAGCGGGCGGCCGGTACGTGCTCGGAGCTGTTGCGGCTGGAAGCCGGGCTGTGGAACTTCGCGCGGCGGCCGGGCGTCGAGCCGACCAACAACGTCTCGGAACGCGCGGTGCGTCACGCCGTGATCTGGCGACGGATCAGCGGCGGGACCGCCAGCGCTTCGGGGAGTCGGTTCGTCGAGCGGATGCTGACGGTCGTCGCCACCTGCCGACGACAAGGCCGCAACGTGCTCGACTATCTGACCTCCGCCTTCCAGGCCCATCGCGCGGCCCTCGCCGTCCCATCGCTGACCCCGCCCTCAGTCGGCTCGCGCTGA